CAGAAAGACAGCTCACCACGATAGGTAGCAGCAGTTGTTTgtgaatggtgtttttttctgatatgGGAATAGGAattcaaagtcatttaaaatgctACAGGAGCCCAGATGTCTTCCTTTTAGCGAGTGAAGTCTGGTAACGGCAGTTTGCGAGGTTTCTATCAAAACAAGTGTGTGGAACTTGACTTAGAGAACTCAACAATATGCCGGCTATCTTTTACAGgttatttttgtatattctgtttgttttccctctAGATATCACCATGAAGCACATGAGCTAACTACACAATGGCGACCTTAAAAGAAGTGGATCACACAACTGTGAATGAAACAGACAGTAGTCTTCCAACACAGGAGGACGCAGTTGGGGATCAGACAAAAGAAAGGAGACATGTCGAATCACTTCTAGATATTAGTGAGGAGGACTTCCTGAAAGAACAGGAGCCATATGAGTATCATTGTTACTCTGGTTGGGAAGAAGCTGTAAGTGAATGAATATCTTCTTACTGCaaaccttttctttgttttactgcCTGCCTTTATCTGATTGGTGTACTGTTGTGCCAACAACACACGTTGATTATGTGTCTTCTATCACAGTTTGGAGTGAGTGGCAACATGATTTTCTAATGAGAAgaacaaatgtataaaatagtACCCGCTTCAATTTCTTATTGATTATATTCCTACATGTTGGTATAACCCTTATATGTATAGTAACCCTAGGGTATATTTTTGTGATATTGGTATCATAATAACTCCGTCACAGTCTACATCCTTAATAATATAGTTAGTTTAAACCATATTTTGCTATGTTTACTCCTTGCTTTCACGCTAATCTGGAATTCCTGACCCCCTAAAatggagacatttggaaacaccgCTAACCTCATTTAAGTTTGAAAACTCTGGGGTTGCTTTGTAGTCTAGACTGACTGAAACAGAGATCTTAGGAAACGTGAGGTGGGCTTCCATACCTTTTGGTAACAGTTCCACCTTGTTGTCGATCCAAGCAAATAAATCCCTGGTCCTACTTTTCGCTATAGTTCTTTCTCCAAAggattttctgtattttcaatttATACATGGATTATTTTCAACAATCTGTTTACGGTTTACACCGGCATGTACATGCCCGGTGGATGcgaatggtcatgtgatatgcGTTTTCAGACTTGTTAGGTTAATAAGTCTCACGTTGCCAGACctgtctccacagcgctgtggaataAGGATGGTTACACCACGACTTTATATGGACCATGGCCCTTCATTAGCATTTGCGCTCTACGATTAGCCATGCGTCCATGCAAGTTACCCTTGAAATGTACTTCCAGTGATCCAGACTAGGTCAATATGGACGGCGATCATTACTGACAGAGCCTTAACGCTAGTGTGAACGAAGACCGTTATTGTTTCAAAACGCCGTTCAAAAAAAGTAAACGTATTAGTGTGGAACATAGCGTCACATACCAAAATTATCATAATTTCCACCACCTAACTTGACGGATTTTTAgtttatgtgttgttttcacatttaacattatattcaatttaaaaacaggttCATGGTTGGGCCAGAGTTGCTCCACTGAGCTGCATCCTTTTGACTCAGAAGAGGGACAGGAAACCAATGCATAAAGAGGCTGACAACCCATCCCCCTTGTGTGGTGACCCAACAAACCTTGATGGAAACAGCTCAGCCAGCATAGGACAGCACTGCTGTGAGTCTCTTGTGGGCCCACCTAACAGCTTAAAGAAATCCATGCAATTAAACCAGCACACGGGATTCTGGGGTAACACTGGTGTAGCAGCGCGACCAAAAGACACCTCAGAAGGGCCTGTCTTCAATGCTATGCAGAAAACCACATCAAATCTCCTTAAAGGAAAGATAGGGGAGGAAGGGATGCTCCGAGAGACCCCTTTGCAGCCTCATTATCTCCCTTCAAAATACTCAGAAAACAGGCCCACTAAGCCAGAGAAACACAGGCACAGGCCTAATGATACATTGGTTCCCATTAGAAACTTCACATTTTTCCCACCAATTAAATCACCACACCTGGGTCCTCAAAAAGTCATCCAGCTCTGCAGTGGCAAGCTGGCCCCGGAAGGAGAACCCATAGAGGAGAAGGATTTCATGTTTGAGAAGAAGAGCGggacaagaggaagaagagtggAGCCTATTACTAACCCAGAGCTCCCCATGTACTCTACAGCTTTGACCTCCAAGTACCAGGCGTGTCAGCATAACCTCCACTTGTTCTCTGCTGTGCGTGTTTCTATCCCCAAGAGGTATCAAGTACCGATGTCTTCCAAATCTGACACGCTGCACCGCTACTCAATGGGCAGGAGCCTCACACAGGCCGTCCACTCCAACACTGCAGCAGGTGCACAAGACCATGTGCACCCCAGCAagactgtgtgtatgtagtaTGCTAGTATCATCTTAAACTCTCAGGTTTTACCAAGTAAAAACGTGTTTCATCTTATTTTGTATTGGGCATGTCTAAGCCTTCCCAACATCAAACAGTGTTTCCATCAAAATAGTTAGTTTATAGAATAAATCAAGGTATGTCATATAAAAGTAACTCATTGTAGAGTTAATTCATTTAGTTGAGTGTTCACTCAGTTCAGTCTGGCATAACATTTCAGAACATACAATAGCATTTAGGGGAACAGTGCACTGAGGCTCTTTATGCCATGAGCCTTTATTTTGTTCTGACCAGTTCCCACAAGTGCTTTTTCAGCTGTTCTAGTTACCTAGCAACGGTGCAACTACCTCATAAGAAGCATAGCAGTGCGCCTGCCTCACACATATTACTATGTAAACCAGAGCCACAAGCTACAACTCGGATAGAACTCAAGTGTTGCACTGTAGCCTGTGACTATACGTGATGATGATATAAACCGTTGCCAAACTGCATATGATCTGTCAAAATTATTTATATGCAACTTTAGTTTTCTATGAGTCAGTGATGTAAGTTAGTGCACTATATCAGTGCAGCCTTATGCTGAGATCCGTAattcctctgtgtgttgtgttggtcTCTAAAGGCCAACATTATTTACAACTGGGATGATCTTGTTACTTTGCTTTATCATGATATCTTTGTCATTTAGCTgccatgtaaaataaataaaaaatccactTACTGGGATTGTTAATCAAAAGAGCTGCAGCAGTAACCTAATTAAACAACTAGTGTTGTACATAAATGTGCATGTCAAATTAAATGGTGACTTTTAACCAATTTGTAAAGAGTTGCTAAATCCAGCACAAGCCAGAATTCAGCATGTCTATACTGGGTAAGCTGTAACAGTATCAAggcaaaagacacacacagttttatgTTGTtctatgattaaaaaaaaaaaaaaaaagtacaattaaaGTAAATTCACAACCCAATCTTCTTTAATTCACCTAGTACAGGGGAACAAATTGTATTTCACATTGAAGAACCAATACATCGGTTTCATTCATTCCACTATGGTGAACAGAATTGTATTGAAGGTGCAAGCCGACGGAGTTTTTGTACTTTTCGGACTCTGattgtgcttacacacacacacacacaaacacacactcctgctctttcttttaGTTTGTATTGGTTGagtgcaaagttttttttcttccaattttgtttttataataaagTGACAAGGAGCACAATATACACATTCCAGCAGTTTATTAAGAACATCTCGTAGTGTAGCTTCAACAATTAATCAAGGCAACCATTAACTCTACACATACAGGCAACCGGAACTCAAATTCtgctaaaacaaatattttgtgCTGGGAAAATATCTGCATGCATTCcctagagagagaaaataaagcaCTGTAACTGACGCTTGAGGCTGACAAGGCTTCCACACATAGTTCTGTTTAAAGCAAGGCGTTTCATTATACTGCTGCACTGGAATTCAAGAACCACAAACTAAAAGTACTGATCTCAATACAAGACATTTTGAAGTTTACAGTCAAAATCTTTGTAGACACACGGACATTTTGGAAATGGTGCAAAAGAAATAGAGCATGTTATCAGTGGGCACACTGTCATGTTCTGTACATATATAAACTGTAACAACATGAACCACCCTGTCAATAAAATAGAGAGACGGCATCAAACTAATTCTCTTTTCTCTTGCTTATTTTTCATGTGACGGAACATAAATCTTTCCATAGAAACTATGGAGAACGATTAGGGTCATTTCACTATTTCATGCAAACCGATGAATAAACATGCAAAGACTGAAAGGAtcatgacacttttttttcagtgcttgctcatttttcaaaacaaatttcagTGTAATTCTgagaaataattattttaaagcagtAAAGTGTAACAGAACTAAAATGGCAATACTTGGGTTGAGGCACCAATGtaacaaaatgaacaaataatcaAGGCCTATAGTTCAGGGTCACTAAGTGCAGCACAGCCTGCGTGTGGTGCCTGTGCTTCATGAGCTAACTCAGTGCACCAgtcaaacaaaatcaaaacattagaTTTAGTTGCTTGGAGAAGAGATAGAAAATGAACCTACTGCGTCCGATTGTTAAGGGCAAAATCGGAAAAAAATTCAACAGGACTCCTTTCATTCCAAACCGGTGGTGAACACGTACAATAGCTCTGTGCTAATCCACTACGTGTTGCTGCCCAGTATAATTACTGGATGACTTCATCAGAGTACTGCTACTCCATACACTTACACCCAGCTAATTAATAACTCAAAGACAAGGATAGCCTAGTCTGCTTACTGACTTGAACTCACTGCTTAGAACTTAAAACTTCATAATCACATTTCAATGCAAAGTGTGCAACAACTGATAGTCCAAACAATTCATTTGTACATGTGCCACATCTGTAACGGGTTTGAGCGATGCCTTGTTTGCGGTTGAGGCTTTACGGGGTTTTATTTTTGGGTAACATGAAGTTTGCGGGATGTCATTCAGAGTTTATAGTCTTGCTGCCGCTGACAAGGCAACGTCGACGAGGCAGCCATTAGACGCACAAGCAGAGAAGAGATAGGTTATATTTCTGTGCTGCTGACCCAATGAAGGCTTCATGCAATTTTccaaacatgtactgtatgtaaactaAACGCACAATGTTCTTTGCTGTACAGCTGAGATGAAACTGTTTTCATGCAGTATATCtgccaaacaacaacaattttatAAACCTTTTCTCGACAGCCAAGCACATTTAAAGATGTCATCCCTTTTAAGTGCAGGGctaacataaaaatacattaaatgtttaGTCACTTTTAAACTGATAGTAAGACCAAACAGTGAAAACCAGTCACAGTGGttgtacacaaaaacaaagaagtaaaGTGGCATTTCAGACAAGACATACAATGTTACTTTATGtgcaaataaatatgtaaacgGTCACGAGAGCTGATAAATCAAGCCCGCTGAGCTAATAAAGTGCAAAAGAGATGGTCAGGATATTTACCTGGACATATACAGGGTATATACCAAGAAATTTTCGCAGACTTCTCACTGCCAAGACTGTGGTCCGCTGGAGGACAACACAGACCGATTCCTTTTACAGGAACTGGCAGCCATTTTAAAACCTGTACTGCAAAAGCTTAGGCAGCTTCACCAAGGGGGCTTCAGCTGTTGGGTTTCTCAGAGTGCTGAAAGAGAGCACAGAGCTCCTCACATGTCTGGGTTTCCACAGAGCTGAAATGAGACTCCATATTCCACGCCATGTCTGCCGACAAGAAGTCATCCATGACAGTTTGTGTTTCATTACTCGTTAGGAAGAGGTGTCCCAGGCCTTCTGCCTGTCTGGTCACAGTCTGGGTCTCTGTGCTGTTCAGCAGCCTTGCATGCTCACCCTGACTCACAGGAGTCGGAGCAGAGAGACCTGTGGCAAATGAAGGGAGATCTGTCTGCGtttctgtatctgaagactcGGTGCTCATGGAAAAGCTTGAGTGTCGCAGGATGCTGCTCAGGGGCATGTGGC
The Etheostoma cragini isolate CJK2018 chromosome 1, CSU_Ecrag_1.0, whole genome shotgun sequence genome window above contains:
- the si:ch73-103b9.2 gene encoding uncharacterized protein si:ch73-103b9.2 isoform X2 is translated as MATLKEVDHTTVNETDSSLPTQEDAVGDQTKERRHVESLLDISEEDFLKEQEPYEYHCYSGWEEAVHGWARVAPLSCILLTQKRDRKPMHKEADNPSPLCGDPTNLDGNSSASIGQHCCESLVPVFNAMQKTTSNLLKGKIGEEGMLRETPLQPHYLPSKYSENRPTKPEKHRHRPNDTLVPIRNFTFFPPIKSPHLGPQKVIQLCSGKLAPEGEPIEEKDFMFEKKSGTRGRRVEPITNPELPMYSTALTSKYQACQHNLHLFSAVRVSIPKRYQVPMSSKSDTLHRYSMGRSLTQAVHSNTAAGAQDHVHPSKTVCM
- the si:ch73-103b9.2 gene encoding uncharacterized protein C16orf46 homolog isoform X1; translation: MATLKEVDHTTVNETDSSLPTQEDAVGDQTKERRHVESLLDISEEDFLKEQEPYEYHCYSGWEEAVHGWARVAPLSCILLTQKRDRKPMHKEADNPSPLCGDPTNLDGNSSASIGQHCCESLVGPPNSLKKSMQLNQHTGFWGNTGVAARPKDTSEGPVFNAMQKTTSNLLKGKIGEEGMLRETPLQPHYLPSKYSENRPTKPEKHRHRPNDTLVPIRNFTFFPPIKSPHLGPQKVIQLCSGKLAPEGEPIEEKDFMFEKKSGTRGRRVEPITNPELPMYSTALTSKYQACQHNLHLFSAVRVSIPKRYQVPMSSKSDTLHRYSMGRSLTQAVHSNTAAGAQDHVHPSKTVCM